The Halobacterium litoreum genome includes a region encoding these proteins:
- a CDS encoding electron transfer flavoprotein subunit beta/FixA family protein — protein sequence MRTVTLTKGVPDFREGQVSFDEDGHLERGDTPTVMNPNDEPALRAALQTKIRRGGTASVMSMGPPGYGDVLREAMESVYADDLYLLSDRELAASDTWATAITLATGIQHLDETPDIVFAGFKTADGETGHTGPQTAWCLDWPMVTHVVALDVDEDAGRLRAKRLVEGDVDEIETVEAPLPAFVVTDPEFEPSYRKAAHRLQHKDLREETVERAVDHEDHMTVWDHEDLNLDPDFIGLDGSPTIVSGVDPIPKAPAERDATMISPGDADGMGELVDEMARFAGGD from the coding sequence ATGCGCACTGTCACGCTGACGAAGGGCGTGCCGGACTTCCGCGAGGGACAGGTGTCCTTCGACGAGGACGGCCACCTCGAACGCGGCGACACGCCCACAGTCATGAACCCGAACGACGAACCGGCGCTGCGCGCGGCGCTCCAGACGAAGATTCGACGCGGCGGCACCGCGAGCGTGATGAGCATGGGGCCGCCGGGGTACGGCGACGTGCTCCGGGAGGCGATGGAGTCTGTCTACGCCGACGACCTCTACCTGCTGTCGGACCGCGAGTTGGCGGCGTCGGACACGTGGGCGACCGCCATCACGCTCGCGACGGGGATTCAACATTTGGACGAGACGCCGGACATCGTGTTCGCGGGGTTCAAGACCGCGGACGGGGAGACGGGTCACACCGGCCCGCAGACGGCGTGGTGTCTGGACTGGCCGATGGTGACACACGTCGTCGCGCTGGACGTCGACGAGGACGCGGGCCGCCTGCGCGCGAAGCGCCTCGTGGAGGGCGACGTAGACGAAATCGAGACGGTGGAGGCGCCGCTCCCCGCGTTCGTCGTCACCGACCCCGAGTTCGAACCCTCGTACCGGAAGGCCGCCCACCGCCTCCAGCACAAGGACTTGCGCGAGGAAACGGTCGAGCGTGCCGTCGACCACGAGGACCACATGACGGTCTGGGACCACGAGGACCTGAACCTCGACCCGGACTTCATCGGGCTGGACGGGTCGCCGACCATCGTGTCCGGCGTCGACCCGATTCCGAAGGCGCCCGCGGAGCGCGACGCGACGATGATTTCGCCGGGCGACGCCGACGGGATGGGCGAACTGGTCGACGAGATGGCGCGGTTCGCGGGG